A single window of Acidobacteriota bacterium DNA harbors:
- a CDS encoding FG-GAP repeat protein, which yields MLTSDFAIKPAVRYRPILGLGSVLLGLCLAASPAAGQLAADGNLRLFQNDLGGAAEAGDGFGGALAVGDFDGDGRLDVAIGAPGEQVGSAVEAGTVFVRYGSADGLGSGDSAVFDQGLSGLLDDAETGDRFGEALAAGNFNGDVYTDLAIGVPGETFGAADGAGAVHVLYGGAGGLSTNGDQVWQQNSTGIEDLAERDDGFGSALAVGNFDDDAYDDLVIGVPGEDVVFTLDAGAVAVLFGSAGGIAAVDDVLLTNDPQVGDRFGAALAVGERSGDGVDDLMVGVPGDDSTSGSIDTGIVRIAFSFPGRSFAFVSGFGTSEADSAVGAALTACDVDADDVSDILAGAPDRGDEDTGALLVFDEQSGGIQNLNQSTPGALETAEPFDRFALAVACGDFNGDGFDDAAVGVPLENLDDDAPDPLLDTGIVQVFAGSADGLTTVDDQVWSLSSPGIGFGSADGDRFGAALAVGDMDGDGGDDLVIGVPGANISGQAGAGLVQVIFRSTDFADGFESGDTAAWSATVM from the coding sequence ATGTTGACGAGTGACTTCGCGATCAAACCGGCCGTTCGATATCGACCAATCCTTGGCCTCGGCAGCGTCCTCCTGGGCCTCTGTCTCGCGGCCTCACCGGCTGCCGGCCAGCTCGCCGCGGACGGCAATCTCCGCCTCTTCCAGAACGACCTCGGAGGCGCCGCCGAGGCCGGCGATGGCTTCGGCGGCGCTCTCGCCGTGGGCGATTTCGACGGCGATGGTCGCCTCGATGTCGCCATCGGAGCCCCGGGTGAGCAGGTCGGCTCGGCGGTCGAGGCGGGAACCGTCTTCGTCCGCTACGGTTCGGCCGACGGTCTCGGCTCCGGCGACAGCGCGGTGTTCGACCAGGGCTTGAGTGGGTTGCTCGACGACGCCGAAACCGGCGACCGCTTCGGTGAGGCCCTCGCCGCCGGCAACTTCAATGGTGATGTCTACACTGACCTCGCCATCGGCGTTCCCGGCGAGACCTTCGGTGCCGCCGACGGCGCCGGGGCGGTACACGTTCTCTACGGCGGTGCCGGCGGCTTGAGCACCAACGGGGATCAGGTTTGGCAGCAGAACAGCACCGGCATCGAAGACCTCGCCGAGCGCGACGACGGCTTTGGCTCGGCCTTGGCGGTGGGCAACTTCGACGACGACGCCTACGATGATCTGGTGATCGGAGTCCCCGGCGAGGACGTCGTCTTCACCCTCGATGCCGGGGCCGTGGCGGTGCTCTTTGGCAGCGCCGGTGGTATCGCCGCCGTCGACGATGTCCTGTTGACCAACGATCCGCAGGTCGGCGACCGTTTCGGGGCCGCCCTCGCCGTCGGCGAGCGCAGCGGCGACGGCGTCGACGATCTGATGGTGGGGGTGCCCGGCGATGACAGCACTTCGGGAAGTATCGACACCGGAATCGTGCGTATCGCCTTCTCCTTTCCGGGGCGGAGCTTCGCCTTCGTCTCGGGTTTCGGCACCAGCGAGGCCGACTCCGCCGTCGGAGCAGCGCTGACGGCTTGCGATGTCGACGCCGACGACGTCTCCGACATTCTCGCCGGCGCTCCCGATCGGGGCGATGAAGATACCGGTGCCCTGTTGGTCTTCGACGAGCAGTCGGGAGGAATTCAGAACCTCAACCAGAGCACTCCCGGTGCTCTCGAGACCGCCGAGCCCTTCGACCGCTTCGCCCTGGCGGTGGCCTGTGGCGACTTCAATGGCGACGGCTTCGACGATGCCGCCGTCGGGGTGCCTCTCGAGAACCTCGACGACGACGCGCCGGATCCCTTGCTCGATACCGGCATCGTGCAGGTCTTCGCCGGCAGTGCCGATGGCCTGACCACGGTCGACGATCAGGTCTGGTCCCTGAGCAGCCCCGGCATCGGCTTCGGCAGCGCCGATGGCGACCGCTTCGGCGCCGCCTTGGCGGTGGGAGACATGGATGGTGATGGCGGCGACGACCTCGTGATCGGTGTCCCCGGGGCCAACATTTCAGGGCAGGCCGGTGCCGGCTTGGTACAGGTGATCTTCCGCAGCACCGACTTCGCCGACGGCTTCGAGAGTGGAGATACCGCCGCCTGGTCGGCGACGGTCATGTAG
- a CDS encoding CHAT domain-containing protein — MSKLLSKSLLAAWLLAGSGSAACLGQALEVLAVTPGKAAEHAGLKSGDRLLAWERRHQGETVADGRLDSLFDLWQVETEEAPRGGLRLEVVTPGKEPRWCVPPPRPWGLTVRLIDPETALPSSRWVLAAHGQEKEAADRLWLRALEAASDLPAADRAHLASRFARRLLTQDRFPEALAQHEAALRLRRSLDPASLATAASLDDTGIAAWYLGDEPRVRRLWQEALEIRQQSVPDSLLVAKSLNNIALLEPFEKRIELSRRALEIRRRLDPESSEMANQLTNLGVAYQKHGDLDQAENLMRQAEALLARIAPQDRRRGVVLMALPGVHRLRGELAQAEVEVRRAITFFEANAPRSFDLAAAWMVLGGLLVDTHQAETAEVYLHQALDLFRELAPENHRILPVLLNLGLAAKQRGEASVARRHYLAAVAHGREHLSPDSETRIDVGIALNNLGSLAQSQGDDKQAEDFYRQAIEVLKPLASGAFELARSRMNLGRCLVRRGATNDAGQLLTAALAVQAARSPGSVEQAMSLAGLARLAELRADPAAAAELYSESLEALEADRFLQTGGDLARARGRAQVAHLLYDHIEFLLSQGDRETAFAVSERLRARSFRDLLNQRNLRPPERLTSAEQTQLRRLRLQHDRLLEALAAETDADRLASLRRDLEAQREAQRKILADSAEPVPARRRPTAIPRPQRGEVVLSYLLGERSCWLLVATEDGVEAHRLAIDQGSLEERVESFRQAIERREHLGRARFRRLAEDLGEVLLAPAQDALEGAQRVVVLPDGSLHRLPFAALAAPSDRQRYWIETTTLSIAPSFIALRDLRQRQRDLETAAGVTAFGVSNPQVTMAATERSSGGLALPAARDEAREIAALFAPHGASFLDDQATEERFRSLGASARIIHFASHAWFDEDSPLDSGLAFARPAKLSEGRQNGLLQTWEILEQVEVVADLVTLSGCQTGLGQAFAGEGLLGLTRALQLAGARSVVASTWRVNDASTRTLMVRFYGRVKAGESFAEALRASQRELIQHRHGDSDLSPPFHWAGFQLFGDGSARWTTAP; from the coding sequence ATGTCGAAGCTGCTCTCGAAATCGTTACTCGCCGCCTGGCTGCTGGCCGGATCGGGATCCGCCGCCTGCCTCGGCCAGGCCCTCGAGGTTCTCGCCGTCACCCCCGGCAAGGCGGCCGAGCACGCCGGCCTCAAAAGCGGCGACCGATTGCTCGCCTGGGAGCGCCGACATCAGGGCGAGACGGTCGCCGATGGCCGCCTCGACTCGCTGTTCGATCTCTGGCAGGTGGAAACGGAAGAAGCGCCGCGCGGCGGCTTGCGGCTAGAGGTGGTCACGCCGGGAAAGGAACCCCGTTGGTGCGTGCCGCCGCCTCGCCCCTGGGGGCTGACGGTCCGTCTGATCGACCCCGAGACGGCGCTTCCATCCAGCCGCTGGGTCCTGGCGGCCCACGGACAAGAGAAGGAGGCAGCGGATCGCCTGTGGCTGCGCGCTCTCGAAGCCGCATCGGATCTTCCGGCTGCCGATCGCGCCCATCTCGCTTCCCGCTTCGCTCGGCGTCTGCTCACGCAAGATCGCTTTCCAGAAGCCTTGGCGCAGCACGAGGCCGCCCTCCGCCTGCGCCGCTCCCTCGATCCCGCCAGCCTGGCGACCGCGGCGAGCCTCGACGACACCGGAATCGCCGCCTGGTACCTGGGCGACGAACCGCGGGTTCGTCGCCTCTGGCAGGAAGCCCTCGAGATTCGCCAGCAATCCGTACCGGATTCCCTGCTGGTCGCCAAGAGCCTCAACAACATTGCTCTCCTCGAGCCTTTCGAGAAGCGCATCGAGCTCAGCCGCCGGGCTCTCGAGATTCGCCGCCGTCTCGATCCCGAGAGCTCCGAGATGGCCAACCAGCTCACCAACCTCGGAGTGGCTTACCAAAAGCACGGCGACCTCGACCAGGCCGAAAACTTGATGCGCCAAGCCGAGGCCCTGCTGGCGCGGATCGCGCCGCAGGACCGACGCCGTGGTGTTGTGCTGATGGCCTTGCCCGGGGTGCACCGATTACGCGGCGAGCTGGCGCAGGCGGAGGTCGAAGTCCGCAGGGCCATCACCTTTTTCGAAGCCAACGCACCGCGCAGCTTCGATCTCGCCGCCGCCTGGATGGTTCTCGGGGGTCTGCTGGTCGACACCCATCAGGCCGAGACCGCCGAGGTCTATCTTCATCAGGCGCTCGACCTCTTCCGCGAGCTGGCGCCCGAGAACCACCGCATCCTGCCGGTCCTGCTCAACCTCGGCCTCGCCGCCAAGCAGCGCGGCGAAGCGTCCGTCGCCCGCCGCCACTATCTCGCTGCGGTCGCCCATGGCCGCGAACACCTGAGCCCCGACAGCGAAACCCGAATCGATGTCGGCATCGCCCTCAACAATCTCGGATCGCTGGCCCAGTCCCAAGGCGACGACAAGCAGGCCGAGGACTTCTATCGCCAGGCCATCGAGGTCTTGAAGCCGTTGGCCTCCGGCGCCTTCGAGCTGGCTCGCAGTCGCATGAATCTGGGGCGCTGCTTGGTGCGACGCGGCGCCACTAACGACGCCGGGCAACTGCTGACGGCGGCCCTCGCAGTCCAGGCGGCGCGCTCACCGGGCAGCGTCGAGCAGGCGATGTCGCTGGCCGGCCTGGCCCGGCTGGCGGAGCTCAGAGCCGACCCGGCAGCCGCCGCTGAGCTGTACAGCGAGAGCCTGGAGGCCCTCGAAGCGGACCGTTTCCTCCAGACCGGCGGCGACCTGGCCCGGGCCCGCGGCCGGGCCCAGGTCGCTCACCTGCTCTATGACCACATCGAATTCCTGCTCTCCCAGGGAGATCGCGAAACCGCCTTCGCCGTCTCGGAACGCTTGCGCGCCCGCTCCTTCCGCGACCTCTTGAATCAACGCAACCTTCGCCCCCCGGAACGTCTGACGTCTGCGGAGCAAACCCAGCTCCGCCGCCTGCGCTTGCAACACGATCGGTTGCTCGAAGCCCTCGCCGCCGAGACCGACGCCGATCGCCTGGCAAGCCTGCGGCGCGACCTCGAAGCCCAACGCGAAGCTCAGCGAAAGATCCTCGCCGACAGCGCCGAGCCGGTACCCGCCCGGCGCCGGCCGACCGCCATCCCGCGGCCGCAGCGGGGCGAAGTCGTGCTGTCGTATCTCCTCGGGGAGCGATCGTGCTGGCTGCTGGTGGCCACCGAAGACGGCGTCGAAGCGCACCGGCTGGCGATCGATCAGGGCTCCCTGGAGGAACGGGTCGAGAGCTTCCGCCAGGCCATCGAGCGCCGCGAGCACCTCGGTCGGGCGCGCTTCCGGCGCCTCGCCGAGGATCTCGGAGAGGTCCTGCTGGCTCCCGCCCAGGATGCCCTCGAAGGCGCCCAGCGGGTGGTCGTTCTGCCGGACGGAAGTTTGCACCGTCTGCCCTTCGCGGCCCTCGCCGCGCCGTCCGATCGGCAGCGCTACTGGATCGAGACCACCACCCTGAGCATCGCTCCCTCCTTCATCGCTCTGCGCGATCTGCGCCAACGGCAGCGCGACCTCGAAACCGCCGCTGGAGTCACCGCCTTCGGCGTCTCCAACCCTCAAGTGACGATGGCGGCGACGGAGCGCTCCTCCGGCGGCCTCGCCCTGCCCGCCGCCCGCGACGAAGCGCGAGAGATCGCGGCCCTCTTCGCCCCCCACGGCGCGAGTTTTCTCGATGACCAAGCCACCGAAGAGCGCTTCCGCTCCCTCGGCGCCAGCGCCCGCATCATCCACTTCGCTAGCCACGCCTGGTTCGACGAAGACTCACCGCTCGATTCCGGCCTCGCCTTCGCCCGCCCGGCCAAGCTTTCGGAAGGGCGGCAGAACGGCCTGCTGCAAACCTGGGAGATCCTCGAGCAGGTCGAGGTGGTCGCCGATCTGGTCACCCTCTCGGGCTGCCAGACGGGCCTCGGCCAGGCCTTTGCCGGCGAGGGCCTACTCGGCCTGACGCGCGCCCTCCAGCTCGCCGGGGCGCGCTCCGTGGTGGCCTCGACCTGGCGCGTCAACGACGCTTCGACCCGCACCCTGATGGTGCGTTTCTACGGCCGCGTCAAGGCCGGCGAGAGTTTCGCCGAGGCACTGCGGGCCTCGCAGCGGGAGTTGATCCAACATCGCCACGGCGACAGCGATCTCTCTCCACCCTTCCACTGGGCCGGGTTCCAGCTCTTTGGAGACGGCAGCGCGCGATGGACGACCGCTCCCTAG
- a CDS encoding ECF-type sigma factor translates to MAGDAAPDAGREGAVTVLLQRMAAGEAGVLDELFPLVYGELRRIARGQRRRGATLDTTGLLHEAYLRFARRERHVYNHRQHFYAVAAKAMRQILLDEAKRRLRAKRGGGAQRASLDPEQLRIEQQAEMMIALDQGLEKLGRVKERAKQVVEYRFFGGLTEEETARLLDVDVRTVRRDWAQGRAWLAVELGSP, encoded by the coding sequence ATGGCCGGCGATGCGGCTCCCGACGCGGGACGAGAAGGCGCTGTCACGGTTCTTCTGCAGCGCATGGCGGCGGGGGAGGCGGGGGTCCTCGACGAGCTCTTCCCGCTGGTCTATGGCGAGCTGCGCCGAATCGCCCGCGGCCAACGCCGGCGCGGTGCCACCCTCGACACCACGGGCCTTCTCCACGAAGCCTATCTGCGCTTCGCGCGCCGCGAGCGCCACGTCTACAACCACCGCCAGCACTTCTATGCGGTGGCCGCCAAGGCGATGCGCCAGATCTTGCTCGACGAAGCCAAGCGCCGCCTGCGCGCCAAGCGCGGCGGTGGGGCGCAGCGCGCCTCCCTCGATCCGGAGCAGCTTCGCATCGAGCAGCAAGCCGAGATGATGATCGCCCTCGATCAGGGCCTCGAGAAGCTCGGTCGGGTCAAGGAACGGGCCAAGCAGGTGGTGGAGTACCGCTTTTTCGGTGGCCTGACCGAGGAGGAGACGGCGCGCTTGCTCGACGTCGATGTCCGAACGGTTCGCCGCGATTGGGCCCAGGGACGCGCCTGGCTGGCCGTCGAGCTCGGGTCGCCCTGA
- a CDS encoding zf-HC2 domain-containing protein has protein sequence MSCADIEQRLPWFANGRLATDERQQVADHLESCARCRQALTDTLTVGKAAQQHLAIDLLLDLADGEELSPADREAADLHLAICPRCRDELSRARPKHEAETQEAGTQEAGTQEAGTQEAGTLAWRGRHRSQPAAFWPAIAAVLLLTTAASLFWAFQRPPTALPQSLVINPPILELVAESPLRGSREATSLRLTDAPSSVALLLISDQRSAAAGLRVEVVAPDGEVIWSRTGLRRSNEGLYSLLLPGDALAAGRHQIVIHAEPVERFLLDVAP, from the coding sequence ATGAGCTGCGCCGACATCGAACAGCGACTGCCCTGGTTCGCCAACGGCCGCCTGGCGACGGATGAGCGGCAGCAGGTCGCCGACCACCTCGAGAGCTGCGCCCGTTGCCGCCAGGCCCTCACCGACACGCTGACCGTCGGGAAGGCCGCCCAGCAGCACCTGGCAATCGATCTGCTGCTCGATCTCGCCGACGGCGAGGAGCTGTCGCCGGCAGACCGCGAAGCCGCCGACCTCCACCTGGCGATCTGTCCGCGGTGCCGCGACGAGCTCTCCCGGGCTCGGCCGAAGCACGAGGCAGAGACGCAGGAAGCAGGGACCCAGGAGGCAGGGACCCAGGAGGCAGGGACCCAGGAGGCAGGAACACTGGCCTGGCGCGGTCGTCACCGGAGTCAGCCGGCGGCCTTTTGGCCGGCGATCGCCGCGGTGCTTCTGCTGACCACCGCCGCCAGCCTGTTCTGGGCTTTCCAACGCCCGCCGACGGCGCTGCCTCAGAGTCTGGTGATCAACCCGCCGATCCTCGAGCTGGTCGCAGAAAGTCCCCTCCGGGGCTCCCGAGAGGCGACCTCGCTACGCCTCACCGACGCCCCGTCGAGCGTCGCTCTGCTGCTGATTTCCGACCAGCGTTCCGCCGCCGCGGGCCTGCGGGTCGAGGTCGTCGCCCCGGACGGCGAGGTGATCTGGTCACGGACCGGTCTTCGACGCAGCAACGAAGGTCTCTATTCGCTGCTCCTGCCGGGCGACGCCCTCGCCGCCGGCCGACACCAGATCGTGATCCACGCCGAGCCCGTCGAGCGTTTCCTCCTCGACGTCGCGCCCTGA